The Vibrio tubiashii ATCC 19109 genome has a segment encoding these proteins:
- the pyrF gene encoding orotidine-5'-phosphate decarboxylase, producing the protein MIDQKVIVALDYDNQADALAFVDRIDPSSCRLKVGKEMFTLFGPDFVKELHKRGFSVFLDLKFHDIPNTCSKAVRAAAELGVWMVNVHASGGERMMTASREILEPYGKDRPLLIGVTVLTSMEQSDLAGIGLNIAPQEQVIRLANLTKNSGLDGVVCSAQESSMLKNELGKEFKLVTPGIRPAGAAVGDQKRIMTPVDAIQAGSDYLVIGRPITQAADPAAVLADINATLA; encoded by the coding sequence ATGATCGACCAAAAAGTAATAGTTGCACTTGATTACGATAACCAAGCTGATGCACTCGCTTTTGTAGATAGAATTGACCCAAGCTCATGCCGACTAAAAGTAGGTAAAGAGATGTTTACGCTATTTGGTCCTGATTTCGTCAAAGAATTGCACAAGCGCGGCTTTTCAGTGTTCTTAGATCTTAAGTTCCACGATATCCCAAATACTTGTTCTAAAGCGGTTCGCGCTGCGGCAGAGCTTGGTGTGTGGATGGTAAACGTACATGCCAGTGGTGGCGAGCGCATGATGACAGCATCTCGCGAGATCCTAGAACCGTATGGTAAAGATCGTCCGCTGCTCATTGGTGTGACAGTGCTAACTAGTATGGAACAAAGTGATTTAGCAGGCATTGGCTTAAACATTGCGCCACAAGAGCAGGTTATTCGCCTAGCAAACCTGACCAAAAACTCAGGTCTAGATGGTGTGGTTTGTTCAGCACAAGAGTCTTCAATGCTTAAGAACGAGCTAGGTAAAGAGTTTAAACTGGTGACACCTGGCATTCGCCCGGCAGGCGCAGCGGTTGGTGACCAAAAACGAATTATGACGCCAGTTGATGCGATTCAAGCAGGGTCTGACTACTTAGTTATTGGCCGCCCGATTACTCAAGCTGCCGATCCAGCGGCGGTCTTAGCTGACATTAACGCGACTCTCGCGTAA
- the ihfB gene encoding integration host factor subunit beta, whose translation MTKSELIERLCAEQTHLSAKEIEDAVKDILEHMASTLESGDRIEIRGFGSFSLHFREPRVGRNPKTGDRVELEGKFVPHFKPGKELRERVNIG comes from the coding sequence ATGACTAAGTCTGAATTGATTGAAAGACTGTGCGCAGAGCAGACGCACCTTTCAGCGAAAGAGATAGAAGATGCTGTAAAAGATATCTTAGAGCATATGGCGTCGACACTAGAAAGTGGTGACAGAATCGAGATTCGTGGCTTTGGTAGCTTCTCTTTACACTTCCGCGAGCCTCGTGTTGGCCGTAACCCTAAAACAGGCGACCGAGTGGAGCTAGAAGGAAAATTCGTTCCTCACTTCAAGCCAGGTAAAGAGTTACGTGAGCGAGTGAATATCGGTTAG
- the rpsA gene encoding 30S ribosomal protein S1, whose amino-acid sequence MTESFAQLFEEFLNETEFQQGTIVKGTVVAIENGFVLVDAGLKSESAIPAEQFKNAAGELEVEVGSEVDVALDAVEDGFGETQLSREKAKRHEAWIVLEKAYEEAETVVGIINGKVKGGFTVELNGIRAFLPGSLVDVRPIRDTAHLENKELEFKVIKLDQKRNNVVVSRRAVIESENSVERDELLETLQEGAEVKGIVKNLTDYGAFVDLGGVDGLLHITDMAWKRVKHPSEIVNVGDEIQVKVLKFDRERTRVSLGLKQLGEDPWVAIAKRYPEGHKLSGRVTNLTDYGCFVEIEEGVEGLVHVSEMDWTNKNIHPSKVVNVGDEVEVMVLEIDEERRRISLGLKQCKANPWQSFAEAQAKGDKVTGKIKSITDFGIFIGLEGGIDGLVHLSDISWNVAGEEAVREYKKGDEISAVVLAVDAERERISLGVKQMENDPFNAYVAEKKKGTLVNGTVVAVDAKGATIELEEGVEGYIRASEVSRDRVEDASLILSAGDSVEAKFTGVDRKNRVINLSIKAKDEAEEQEAMASLNKADDASFGNAMADAFKAAKGE is encoded by the coding sequence ATGACTGAATCTTTTGCTCAACTCTTTGAAGAGTTTCTAAACGAGACTGAATTCCAACAAGGTACTATCGTTAAAGGTACTGTAGTAGCTATCGAGAACGGTTTCGTTCTTGTTGACGCTGGTCTAAAGTCTGAGTCTGCAATCCCTGCTGAACAGTTCAAGAACGCTGCTGGCGAACTTGAAGTTGAAGTTGGTTCTGAAGTAGACGTAGCTCTAGACGCTGTAGAAGACGGTTTCGGTGAGACTCAACTTTCTCGTGAGAAAGCGAAGCGTCACGAAGCTTGGATCGTACTTGAGAAGGCTTACGAAGAAGCTGAAACTGTTGTTGGTATCATCAACGGTAAAGTTAAAGGCGGTTTCACTGTTGAACTAAACGGTATCCGTGCTTTCCTTCCAGGTTCACTAGTAGACGTGCGTCCTATCCGCGACACTGCTCACCTAGAAAACAAAGAGCTAGAGTTCAAAGTTATCAAACTTGACCAGAAGCGTAACAACGTAGTTGTTTCTCGTCGTGCAGTAATCGAGTCTGAGAACAGCGTTGAGCGTGATGAGCTTCTAGAAACTCTACAAGAAGGCGCAGAAGTTAAAGGTATCGTTAAGAACCTTACTGACTACGGTGCATTCGTAGACCTAGGTGGCGTTGACGGCCTACTACACATCACTGACATGGCTTGGAAGCGCGTTAAGCACCCTTCTGAGATCGTTAACGTTGGTGACGAGATCCAAGTTAAAGTTCTTAAGTTCGACCGTGAGCGTACTCGCGTATCACTAGGTCTTAAGCAGCTAGGCGAAGATCCATGGGTAGCAATCGCTAAGCGTTACCCAGAAGGTCACAAACTATCTGGTCGCGTTACTAACCTAACTGACTACGGCTGTTTCGTTGAAATCGAAGAAGGCGTTGAAGGTCTAGTACACGTTTCTGAAATGGATTGGACTAACAAGAACATCCACCCATCTAAAGTTGTTAATGTTGGCGACGAAGTTGAGGTTATGGTTCTTGAAATCGACGAAGAGCGTCGTCGTATCTCTCTAGGCCTAAAACAGTGTAAAGCTAACCCATGGCAATCTTTCGCTGAAGCGCAAGCTAAAGGCGACAAAGTTACTGGTAAGATCAAGTCTATCACTGACTTCGGTATCTTCATCGGTCTAGAAGGCGGCATCGACGGTCTAGTTCACCTATCTGACATTTCTTGGAATGTTGCTGGTGAAGAAGCGGTACGTGAGTACAAGAAAGGCGACGAAATCTCTGCAGTAGTACTAGCAGTAGACGCTGAGCGTGAGCGTATCTCTCTAGGCGTTAAGCAAATGGAAAACGACCCATTCAACGCTTACGTTGCTGAGAAGAAGAAAGGCACTCTAGTTAACGGTACTGTTGTTGCTGTTGACGCTAAAGGTGCAACTATCGAGCTTGAAGAAGGCGTAGAAGGTTACATCCGCGCTTCTGAAGTTTCTCGTGACCGCGTAGAAGACGCTTCTCTAATCCTAAGCGCTGGTGACAGTGTTGAAGCTAAGTTCACAGGTGTAGACCGTAAGAACCGCGTAATCAACCTATCTATCAAAGCTAAAGACGAAGCTGAAGAGCAAGAAGCAATGGCTTCACTGAACAAAGCAGACGATGCTTCATTCGGTAACGCTATGGCTGACGCTTTCAAAGCAGCTAAAGGCGAATAA
- a CDS encoding methyltransferase, whose product MLNQFQLLNQFLIEHQAYWRFEPFFLSDQQSLPWLSQSSALCGWLESLSPEQITSYKQDNASLLNDMSCYLPCLEQISGWTTLPQIDSKGLELARGVESGVPGRKLAQILSMGEAAINNHHGGEWLEWCSGKGFLGRILASQTQQKVTSFEYQQALCESGQREADKQGLAMQFIQGDALSEQAEAAFNSNQHAVALHACGDLHVSLINHATRKQLPAVTLSPCCYHLVNCDTYQALSELGRASILTLTRQELRIPLQETVTGGERVKRHRIEEMTFRLGFDLLTREITQTDRYQPVPSIKKSQLAEGFEAFCRWACDQKGINLPEVDFGYYEKLGLKRYWQMERISLVQQPFRRVLELWLVLDKALYLQEQGYTVTLSEFCSRETTPRNLLIHAVKQ is encoded by the coding sequence ATGTTAAACCAATTCCAATTACTCAATCAGTTCTTGATTGAGCATCAAGCCTACTGGCGCTTCGAACCATTTTTTCTATCTGACCAACAATCTTTGCCTTGGCTTAGTCAAAGTTCCGCGTTGTGCGGCTGGTTAGAGAGTCTTTCCCCAGAGCAAATTACCTCCTATAAGCAAGACAACGCTTCATTGCTTAACGATATGTCATGCTACCTACCTTGTCTTGAGCAGATTAGTGGCTGGACAACATTGCCACAAATTGACAGCAAAGGTCTTGAGTTAGCGCGAGGGGTTGAAAGTGGCGTTCCCGGGCGGAAGTTAGCGCAAATTCTCTCGATGGGAGAAGCGGCTATCAACAACCATCATGGTGGTGAGTGGCTTGAGTGGTGCTCAGGCAAGGGGTTTCTAGGGCGAATTCTTGCTAGCCAAACTCAGCAAAAAGTCACTAGTTTTGAATATCAGCAAGCGTTGTGCGAGTCTGGCCAACGTGAGGCAGACAAACAAGGTCTCGCGATGCAATTCATTCAAGGTGATGCGCTGAGTGAGCAAGCCGAAGCGGCATTCAACAGTAATCAACATGCGGTTGCCTTGCATGCATGCGGTGATTTGCATGTTTCACTGATCAACCACGCAACGCGAAAGCAACTTCCTGCGGTGACCTTGTCGCCATGTTGCTATCACTTGGTAAACTGTGACACCTACCAAGCATTATCTGAGCTTGGTCGAGCTTCGATACTAACTCTAACGCGCCAAGAGCTAAGAATCCCTCTACAGGAAACGGTGACGGGTGGTGAGCGTGTCAAACGCCATCGTATAGAAGAGATGACTTTTCGTCTCGGCTTCGACCTATTGACGCGCGAAATCACGCAAACTGACAGGTATCAACCTGTTCCTAGTATTAAAAAGTCTCAGTTGGCAGAAGGGTTTGAAGCTTTTTGTCGCTGGGCCTGTGACCAGAAGGGAATCAATTTGCCCGAAGTAGATTTTGGCTACTACGAAAAGTTGGGCTTAAAAAGATACTGGCAGATGGAGCGTATCAGTTTGGTACAGCAACCTTTTCGCCGCGTGTTGGAACTCTGGCTGGTGCTAGATAAGGCGCTGTATCTGCAAGAACAAGGCTACACGGTGACTTTATCTGAGTTTTGCTCTAGAGAGACAACTCCGCGCAACTTATTGATTCATGCTGTGAAACAGTAA
- the cmk gene encoding (d)CMP kinase, with translation MSSHTPVVTVDGPSGAGKGTLCMLIANKLGFHLLDSGAIYRVLALAAIHHGVDLESEDALVPLATHLDVQFVAEGDLVKVILEGEDVSGELRKEETGMAASKVAALPRVREALLRRQRAFAEGQGLIADGRDMGTVVFPEAEAKIFLDASAEERAQRRLKQLQGKGLDVRFDDLLREIQERDDRDRNRPVAPLRPAEDALLLDSTTMSIDEVVEKALQYIESKLVA, from the coding sequence ATGTCGTCTCATACACCGGTTGTGACCGTTGATGGACCGAGTGGTGCGGGTAAAGGCACTCTTTGTATGCTTATAGCGAACAAGCTAGGCTTCCACCTATTAGACTCTGGCGCGATCTATCGCGTACTTGCACTTGCTGCAATCCACCATGGCGTGGACTTAGAGTCTGAAGATGCACTTGTTCCGCTCGCCACTCACCTTGATGTTCAATTTGTCGCTGAAGGTGACCTAGTTAAAGTGATCCTTGAAGGCGAAGACGTCTCCGGAGAGCTACGCAAAGAAGAAACGGGTATGGCAGCATCAAAAGTTGCAGCACTACCGCGAGTGCGTGAGGCTTTGTTGCGTCGCCAACGAGCATTTGCCGAAGGGCAGGGCTTGATTGCTGACGGTCGTGACATGGGCACGGTTGTTTTCCCTGAGGCTGAAGCGAAAATTTTCTTAGACGCAAGCGCTGAAGAACGCGCTCAGCGCCGCCTTAAACAGTTGCAAGGCAAAGGGTTAGATGTTAGATTTGACGACCTTTTGCGCGAGATCCAAGAGCGTGACGACCGAGATCGTAACCGCCCAGTGGCTCCATTACGCCCTGCTGAGGATGCGCTTTTGCTAGATTCTACTACGATGAGTATCGACGAAGTGGTAGAAAAAGCACTACAATATATCGAATCGAAGCTAGTCGCTTAG
- a CDS encoding LapA family protein has protein sequence MKIIKIVLVLALFLIALALGSQNQAVVNFNYLIAQGDFHLSTLLGGVFIGGFAVAWIIFGSLHLKSKLQVRKLKKQLNKLSPSVSEASQGKA, from the coding sequence ATGAAAATTATAAAAATCGTTCTTGTACTGGCCCTATTCTTAATTGCATTGGCATTAGGCTCTCAAAATCAGGCAGTCGTTAATTTCAATTATCTAATTGCTCAAGGTGACTTCCACCTGTCTACGTTGCTTGGTGGCGTGTTTATTGGTGGCTTCGCAGTAGCATGGATCATTTTCGGCAGCTTGCACCTTAAATCTAAGTTGCAGGTGCGTAAACTGAAGAAGCAGCTTAACAAGTTATCTCCGTCAGTGAGTGAAGCAAGCCAAGGTAAAGCTTAA
- the ppiD gene encoding peptidylprolyl isomerase produces MMDRLREGVNSIAVKIILGLIILSFVFAGVGSYIVGGSNNSAAKVGNVEIGRGEFEQAYQNERNRMQAQLGDYFSNLLADPSYVESFRKSVLDRMVNDLLLEQHAESLGLRVSDTQVRTLILEMPQFQVDGKFDQDIYQTALRRAGFSAESFAEYLRRDLVRNQLLTAIQGSDFSLPGEVEAQSKLLTQTRDIKKVTLSLADFAAKAELSEEEINDYYKQNPERYTRPEQVKVAYIELSAQQLKDSIEISDEQAKQYYQEHLDKYSSEEQRRVSHILVEGNDEAKAQAILDELNAGADFATLAEEKSDDFGSASEGGSLGWIERDVMDPTFEEAAFALTKVGETTGLVKSEFGYHIIKLDELKDSVAKPYQEVAAEIKQELKDQQAIDQYYELQSELEKVAFEYPDSLDDAAKAISAKIQTTDFISERDAPELLKTPAVLQAIVSPEVKEDGLNSEAIEVAPEHIVVVRVEDSRDETVLPLEDVRSDVVKALANVKGEQTAIELAQNLVEELKQGKQELLSENGLAFGEVETLDRSSPLADVVFSMTKPEEGKVGFAQAKDLNGDIVVVELTKVASDFDPQYNQQIGSQLTQVNAQQDLSGLINILRKTIDIEYYVVTQ; encoded by the coding sequence ATGATGGACCGATTACGCGAAGGCGTTAACAGCATCGCGGTTAAAATTATCCTAGGACTTATCATCCTATCTTTCGTATTTGCAGGTGTGGGCAGCTACATTGTGGGCGGTTCAAACAACTCTGCAGCGAAAGTAGGCAATGTGGAAATTGGTCGTGGTGAGTTTGAACAAGCTTACCAAAACGAACGTAATCGTATGCAAGCGCAATTGGGCGATTACTTCTCAAACCTACTGGCTGACCCAAGCTATGTAGAATCTTTCCGTAAATCTGTTCTTGACCGCATGGTGAATGACTTGCTTCTAGAACAACACGCAGAATCTTTAGGTCTACGTGTAAGTGATACGCAAGTGCGTACGCTGATTCTAGAAATGCCTCAGTTCCAAGTTGACGGTAAGTTCGACCAAGACATCTATCAAACCGCTCTTCGTCGTGCAGGCTTTTCGGCAGAGAGTTTTGCTGAGTACCTACGTCGTGACCTAGTTCGTAATCAGCTACTGACAGCAATTCAGGGCAGTGACTTTTCTCTACCGGGTGAAGTTGAAGCGCAAAGCAAGCTTCTGACTCAAACTCGCGATATCAAAAAAGTAACGCTATCTCTTGCAGATTTCGCAGCGAAAGCAGAATTGTCTGAAGAAGAGATTAACGACTACTACAAACAGAACCCTGAGCGTTATACGCGTCCAGAACAAGTGAAAGTAGCCTACATTGAGTTGTCAGCTCAGCAGCTTAAAGATTCGATTGAAATCTCAGATGAGCAAGCTAAGCAATACTACCAAGAGCACCTAGATAAGTACTCTTCGGAAGAGCAACGTCGTGTAAGCCATATCCTAGTTGAAGGTAATGATGAAGCGAAAGCTCAAGCAATTCTTGATGAGCTTAATGCTGGTGCTGACTTCGCTACGCTAGCGGAAGAGAAATCGGATGACTTTGGTAGTGCCTCTGAAGGTGGTTCTTTAGGTTGGATTGAACGTGACGTGATGGACCCAACATTTGAAGAAGCGGCGTTTGCTTTAACTAAAGTGGGTGAAACAACAGGTTTAGTTAAGTCTGAGTTCGGTTACCACATTATCAAGCTTGATGAGCTAAAAGATTCTGTAGCTAAGCCATATCAAGAAGTTGCTGCGGAAATTAAGCAAGAGCTTAAAGATCAGCAAGCGATCGATCAGTACTACGAGCTGCAAAGCGAGCTAGAGAAAGTGGCGTTTGAATACCCAGATTCGCTGGATGATGCAGCTAAAGCTATCAGCGCGAAGATTCAAACTACTGACTTTATCTCAGAGCGTGATGCTCCGGAACTGCTGAAAACGCCTGCTGTATTGCAAGCGATTGTTAGCCCTGAAGTGAAAGAAGACGGCCTAAACTCAGAAGCGATTGAAGTGGCTCCTGAGCATATCGTGGTAGTTCGTGTTGAAGATAGCCGCGATGAAACAGTACTTCCTTTAGAAGATGTTCGTAGTGATGTGGTTAAAGCACTGGCGAATGTTAAGGGCGAGCAAACGGCTATTGAACTAGCACAAAATCTGGTTGAAGAATTAAAGCAAGGTAAGCAAGAGCTACTTAGTGAAAATGGTTTGGCTTTTGGTGAAGTAGAAACACTTGACCGCAGCTCACCACTTGCTGATGTTGTGTTCTCGATGACAAAACCAGAAGAAGGCAAAGTTGGCTTTGCTCAAGCGAAAGATCTGAATGGTGATATCGTTGTGGTTGAACTGACAAAAGTTGCGTCGGATTTTGACCCTCAATACAACCAGCAAATCGGCTCTCAATTGACGCAGGTTAATGCTCAACAAGACCTATCTGGCCTAATCAATATCTTGCGTAAAACAATTGATATCGAGTACTACGTTGTGACTCAATAA
- a CDS encoding ComEA family DNA-binding protein — protein sequence MLKQIILIAALICAAPFSIANDVKSDPKYDGIEITVNINTASAQELADLLNGIGIKKAQAIVEHRKQHGEFASAESLTEVKGIGAAIVAKNQSRIQL from the coding sequence ATGCTAAAACAGATAATTCTCATTGCGGCACTGATATGTGCTGCGCCTTTCTCTATTGCCAACGATGTTAAATCTGATCCCAAGTATGACGGCATTGAAATTACGGTGAACATAAACACCGCTAGTGCGCAGGAGTTGGCAGATTTACTCAATGGAATTGGCATAAAGAAAGCTCAAGCGATCGTCGAGCATCGAAAGCAACATGGTGAGTTTGCCAGTGCAGAGTCTTTAACCGAAGTGAAAGGAATTGGCGCTGCAATTGTTGCCAAAAATCAATCTCGGATCCAACTGTAA
- the lapB gene encoding lipopolysaccharide assembly protein LapB — protein sequence MLEILFLLLPIAAAYGWYMGNRSAQQDKQKQSNQISRQYVTGLNLLLSDQSDKAVDHFIELLQVDNETIDTHLALGNLFRSRGEVDRAIRIHQNLISRSGLTIDQKNIALQQLAKDYMASGFLDRAEKIFEQLVEEPDHREAALQQLVAIYQQTREWNKAIHYASLLVKMGRKRMRTSIGHFWCELAMQEKADGNHAVAMQNFKRALSEDPKCVRASIALGKLYLDDEDYHNTIKYMEMVLEQDSDFVSEVLPTLAECYHHLGQEDELLNFLRQCIVNKAGVSAELMLAQLVAQHDGAGAAQELLTRQLVKNPTMKGFYRLMDYHLAEAEEGRAKASLGTLQKLVGEQLKVKPHYRCRKCGFSTHSMYWHCPSCKGWGTIKPIRGLDGE from the coding sequence ATGTTAGAAATTCTCTTCTTGTTATTGCCAATTGCCGCCGCTTACGGTTGGTATATGGGTAATCGAAGTGCCCAGCAAGACAAGCAGAAACAATCAAACCAAATATCACGTCAGTATGTGACGGGTTTGAACCTTCTTTTGTCAGATCAATCTGACAAGGCCGTTGATCACTTTATCGAACTTCTTCAAGTTGATAATGAAACGATCGATACCCACTTAGCGCTAGGCAACTTATTCCGTTCTAGAGGTGAAGTTGATCGCGCCATTCGTATCCACCAAAACTTAATTTCCCGATCTGGTTTGACGATTGACCAGAAAAACATCGCGCTTCAGCAGCTAGCAAAAGATTATATGGCGTCAGGTTTCCTTGACCGCGCGGAAAAAATCTTTGAGCAGTTGGTTGAAGAACCTGATCATCGTGAAGCGGCTTTACAACAACTTGTCGCGATTTATCAGCAGACACGTGAGTGGAACAAAGCCATTCATTATGCGTCTTTGTTGGTCAAGATGGGGCGCAAAAGGATGCGAACCAGTATTGGTCACTTTTGGTGTGAGCTGGCGATGCAAGAAAAAGCAGACGGCAATCATGCGGTCGCGATGCAGAATTTTAAGCGAGCACTGTCTGAAGATCCAAAGTGTGTCCGTGCAAGTATTGCTCTAGGTAAGTTGTATTTAGATGACGAAGATTACCACAATACCATTAAGTATATGGAGATGGTGTTAGAGCAAGACAGTGATTTTGTCAGTGAGGTATTACCTACCTTAGCAGAGTGTTACCATCACTTGGGTCAAGAAGACGAGTTACTTAATTTCTTACGCCAGTGCATTGTTAACAAAGCAGGAGTATCTGCTGAGTTGATGCTCGCACAACTTGTCGCACAACATGATGGTGCCGGTGCTGCTCAGGAGCTGTTGACTCGTCAGCTGGTTAAAAACCCAACCATGAAGGGCTTTTATCGCCTGATGGACTACCATTTAGCTGAGGCTGAAGAGGGTAGAGCTAAGGCCAGTCTTGGTACACTACAGAAACTGGTTGGGGAACAGCTTAAGGTTAAGCCTCACTATCGATGTCGTAAATGCGGTTTCTCGACCCATTCCATGTATTGGCACTGCCCTTCATGTAAAGGGTGGGGGACGATCAAGCCAATCCGAGGATTGGATGGTGAATAG
- the miaE gene encoding tRNA isopentenyl-2-thiomethyl-A-37 hydroxylase MiaE, whose translation MIELEQYQSLLEPINGFLQCSTPDKWVEEARKPENLKVVLIDHLLCELKAGQSAMYLIRKYAVDKQSAHSLLDWFKPYEDFAYRKTGSLETLKGKSNISKAIMAKSDSPYSQDLIDKMVLLIKEELHHFYQVLEIMDNRNIAYEPVQASRYAKGLIAKMATHEPQTLIDKLIIGAYIEARSCERFAKLAPHMDEDIAKFYVSLLRSEARHYQDYLTLAEDIAGKDITERVDYFGKLEAELISSPDSDFKFHSGVPVSQPDKAPHQPKKSD comes from the coding sequence ATGATTGAACTAGAACAATATCAAAGCTTACTGGAACCGATTAATGGTTTCCTACAGTGCTCAACGCCAGATAAATGGGTAGAAGAAGCTCGCAAGCCTGAAAACCTTAAAGTCGTTTTGATTGACCATTTGCTGTGTGAGCTTAAGGCTGGTCAGTCGGCCATGTACCTGATTCGCAAGTACGCAGTAGATAAACAAAGCGCGCATAGTCTGCTTGATTGGTTTAAACCCTATGAAGACTTTGCTTATCGTAAGACGGGCAGCCTAGAAACGCTCAAAGGTAAGAGCAATATCTCTAAAGCGATAATGGCGAAATCTGACTCGCCATATAGCCAAGATCTGATCGATAAAATGGTTTTGTTGATTAAAGAAGAGCTCCACCACTTCTATCAGGTGCTCGAAATCATGGACAACAGAAATATCGCCTATGAGCCAGTTCAAGCTAGCCGTTATGCCAAAGGCTTGATCGCTAAGATGGCTACTCACGAGCCACAAACCCTGATTGATAAGCTTATTATCGGCGCCTACATAGAAGCTCGTTCATGCGAACGCTTTGCCAAGCTGGCACCACATATGGATGAAGACATCGCTAAGTTCTACGTATCCCTATTACGCTCAGAGGCTAGGCACTATCAAGACTATCTCACACTCGCTGAAGATATAGCAGGAAAAGATATCACTGAGCGCGTTGACTACTTCGGTAAACTAGAAGCAGAGTTAATTTCTTCACCTGATAGCGACTTTAAGTTTCATAGCGGAGTTCCGGTATCACAACCTGACAAAGCACCTCACCAACCTAAAAAGAGTGATTAA
- the cysB gene encoding HTH-type transcriptional regulator CysB encodes MKLQQLKYIVEVVNHNLNVSATAESLYTSQPGISKQVRLLEDELGIQIFERSGKHLTQVTSAGQDIIRISQEILARVESIKAVAGEHTHPEMGTLNISTTHTQARYALPDVIKGFTARYPKVSLHMHQGTPSQMSEAIAKGTANFAIATEALHLYQDAIMLPCYHWNRSIVVPKSHPLAQKEKVTIQDLASYPLVTYVFGFTGRSELDTAFNKYGLTPRVVFTATDADVIKTYVRMGIGVGVIASMAIDQEQDTDLVAIDASHIFGASTTSIGFRRGTFLRSYMFDFMERFAPHLTRPVVEQALSLKSNAEIEEMFKDIDLPVR; translated from the coding sequence ATGAAATTACAACAATTGAAGTATATTGTTGAGGTTGTTAATCATAACCTAAATGTATCAGCAACCGCAGAGAGCTTATATACCTCGCAACCGGGTATCAGTAAACAAGTACGTTTATTGGAAGATGAACTTGGTATTCAAATCTTTGAACGTAGTGGTAAACATTTAACCCAAGTGACCAGTGCAGGGCAAGATATTATTCGTATCTCCCAAGAGATCTTAGCTCGTGTAGAAAGCATTAAAGCGGTTGCAGGTGAGCATACTCACCCAGAGATGGGCACTCTCAATATTTCGACCACTCACACTCAAGCTCGTTACGCCTTACCAGATGTGATTAAAGGCTTTACTGCGCGCTATCCAAAAGTATCGCTGCACATGCACCAAGGTACGCCCTCGCAAATGTCTGAGGCCATTGCGAAAGGGACGGCAAACTTTGCTATCGCGACAGAAGCGCTGCACTTGTATCAAGACGCCATTATGTTGCCTTGTTACCACTGGAATCGTTCAATCGTTGTACCTAAGTCACACCCATTGGCGCAAAAAGAGAAGGTCACGATTCAAGATTTAGCCAGCTACCCGCTTGTCACCTACGTTTTTGGCTTTACTGGCCGCTCTGAGCTTGATACTGCCTTTAATAAATATGGCCTAACGCCGCGAGTGGTGTTTACTGCCACTGACGCTGACGTGATTAAAACCTACGTGCGCATGGGAATTGGTGTTGGTGTCATTGCGAGTATGGCGATTGACCAAGAACAAGACACTGATTTAGTCGCGATAGATGCAAGCCATATCTTTGGTGCGAGTACAACAAGCATTGGCTTTAGACGCGGTACTTTCTTGCGTTCTTACATGTTTGACTTTATGGAGCGATTTGCCCCTCACTTGACTCGACCTGTGGTAGAGCAAGCTTTATCACTTAAATCAAACGCCGAAATTGAAGAGATGTTTAAAGACATCGATCTACCGGTACGCTAG